The candidate division WOR-3 bacterium DNA segment CACCCGAAGAGCACCGGCGGCGAGTCTGCCTTCAGCCGTTTCTTCAGGCGCACAGGATAGTCGGAGTCGGCCCGGGTCAGCACCCATAGTCCGGCCCTCGCCCATTTCTCCGCGGCCAGCCCCAGCGCCCCGGCCCGATCAAGCAGGTGTCGGATGCGCTCTTGTGTAACCGTGCGGTCCACCCAGGCAACCAGAACGTCGGCGGGGTCTTGCCGCAGGAGCGTTTCCGGGAGGATTTCATGGTCTTTGAGCCAGCGGGCCAGACGTCCCCATTCCGTCGGCGCAAGCGGCTTCGGCTCGCCCTTCGTCGGCTTGCCGAGATGCGTTGTCAGCAGCAGCACGGCCTGCGTCTGGTTGTTGATGTTCACGTCAATCTCTGGCGCTCGTGGTCGCCAACGCCACCGGCAGGACTGGACCCGCGCCGGCTTGCCTCAGAAGCGCGGCTACGACGGTCATGGTCCACGCCGAATCCACGAGGTCGTCCATTAGCAGAACTGGACCGGGCTGGACGTCACTCGTGACCTTGAACACGCCGTCAAGATTGGAGCATTGTCGGAAGCGGTTCTGCTGGAGCTTCTGCGGCTCGTTGGCCCCCACCTTGGTCACTACCGGTACGAACGGAAGTTCCAGAAGAGCCGCCAGACGCTTGGCAAGGTCCGGTACCAGATGCGGCCGGCTGAGCGACGGCACACACGTCACCCAGGTCGGCATCGGATCGGGCTTCCAGCGGTTTCTGATCATCTCCGCCAAGGCGCGGGCAAGTTCGTCTCGGAAGCGTCCGGCATGCTTGTCTTCGGCCACGAGTTGCCCCCAGCCGGCGTCGCCCCAGCGGGAAAGAACCCGACCGGTCTCCGCCCGCAGTTCTCTAGGAATGTTGCCGCTGAACCCGTATTGCTGGAATGCATCCTTCGCCACCTGTCTCCTGCACTCGAGTGGCAGCTCGGACTGTCTGAGGAATCGGGCGGCCTCTACCGCGCGGGCGCGCGAGTAGGTCTCGGCAACCACGGGATGGCCGAGGCACACCGCGCACTTGCCGCATGGGCGCGGGTTCTCATCATCCAGAACGCGGGCCAGGAACACCATTAGGCACTCGCGGCTGTCAATGTAGTCCTGCACCTCTTGCCATTCAATCACCCGTTGGAGGGTAAGTCGCCGGATGTGCTCGCCGTCCATCCGGTAGTCCACCGGGGTTCGTTTCCAGAGGCTGCCATCCTTGATGACCGGCGACGGATTCTCAACCGACAGGAACTTGAGAACCTGCTCGATCTGGCCCATACGCAGGTTCACCGACCTCTCCATTTGCCGCTCAGTGAGCCCGTCGCCTGCCGCCAGTAGTTCCAGAATGGCCTTCACGTGGCCTTCGTCCGGGAAGGCGCTGCTACGGAAGAACTCGTGAATCTCCTCGTCCTCGCGACCTGACAGCAGCACTCCGAATGCGTGGTCAATCGCCCGTCCGGCACGGCCCACCTGCTGGTAGTAGGTGATTATCGAACCCGGGGCCTGATAGTGAACGACGAACCCCAAATCCGGCTTGTCATAGCCCATACCGAGCGCAGTGGTCGCCACCAACGCCTTGAGACGGTTGTCCCGCAGCAAGTCTTCGAGATGCTGACGATATGCGCTGGAATCGGCAAACTCCGGCGACTCCACATCGCTGTAGTAAGCCTTGGCCTCGATGCCGTTCCGACCGAGCCAACCCGCGACCTGGTCGGCATCACGTCGAGTGAGAGTGTAGACGATGCCGGTCCCGGGTAGTTCTGGAAGATGCTCGGCGAGCCAGGCCAGACGAACTGACTGGTCGGGCAGACGCAGGGTTTGCAGGATGAGACTCTCCCGCATCAGTGGGCCGCGGCGCACCTGGATGCCGCCTAACTGGCTGCACACGTCGTCGAGCACGCGGTTGTTCGCGGTCGC contains these protein-coding regions:
- a CDS encoding RecQ family ATP-dependent DNA helicase, with protein sequence MSDRDSACGLLRQALGIADAQFRPGQWEAIDALVNRRERLLVVQRTGWGKSSVYFIATRILRDRGSGPTLIVSPLLALMRNQIEAANRLRIKALTVNSTNREEWPALTQAILNNEADALLISPERLANDDFVQNVLLPVAGRIGLLVVDEAHCISDWGHDFRPDYRRLVNVLQHMPPNMPVLGTTATANNRVLDDVCSQLGGIQVRRGPLMRESLILQTLRLPDQSVRLAWLAEHLPELPGTGIVYTLTRRDADQVAGWLGRNGIEAKAYYSDVESPEFADSSAYRQHLEDLLRDNRLKALVATTALGMGYDKPDLGFVVHYQAPGSIITYYQQVGRAGRAIDHAFGVLLSGREDEEIHEFFRSSAFPDEGHVKAILELLAAGDGLTERQMERSVNLRMGQIEQVLKFLSVENPSPVIKDGSLWKRTPVDYRMDGEHIRRLTLQRVIEWQEVQDYIDSRECLMVFLARVLDDENPRPCGKCAVCLGHPVVAETYSRARAVEAARFLRQSELPLECRRQVAKDAFQQYGFSGNIPRELRAETGRVLSRWGDAGWGQLVAEDKHAGRFRDELARALAEMIRNRWKPDPMPTWVTCVPSLSRPHLVPDLAKRLAALLELPFVPVVTKVGANEPQKLQQNRFRQCSNLDGVFKVTSDVQPGPVLLMDDLVDSAWTMTVVAALLRQAGAGPVLPVALATTSARD